A single region of the Syngnathus acus chromosome 6, fSynAcu1.2, whole genome shotgun sequence genome encodes:
- the ldhd gene encoding probable D-lactate dehydrogenase, mitochondrial — protein sequence MVVWYSKGKTMLLALAASQRLFCQRRSFTTINIARSAALDSALSTFRTICGEDGVSLGTAVREQHGKDESVHRCRPPDVVVFPHCVEEVSALAKVCHEKRLPIIPFGTGTGLEGGVGAVKGGVCFSLRNMDHILDLHQEDFDVTVEPGVTRKALNAHLRDTGLWFPVDPGADASLCGMAACSASGTNAVRYGTMRENVINLEVVLANGTIIHTAGKGRRPRKTSAGYNLTNLFVGSEGTLGIITKATLRLYGIPEAMVSAVCSFPSVQAAVDSTVQILQAGVAIARIEFLDDVMINACNKFSSLSYPVTPTLFLEFHGSEQSLAEQVNTTEEITQTNHGSDFQWARDAETRNRLWKARHDAWYAAQALRPGCKAYSTDVCVPISQLPHIIVETKADLIQNKLTGPIAGHVGDGNFHCLMLVDPNDPEELHRVHLFSERLARRALAMNGTCTGEHGVGLGKRALLHEEMGSLTMQVMQSIKDDLDPNNLMNPGKVLLPREP from the exons ATGGTGGTATGGTACAGTAAAGGCAAAACAATGTTGCTTGCGCTGGCAGCAAGTCAGCGACTTTTTTGTCAGCGTCGCAGCTTTACAACGATTAACATCGCCAGG AGTGCTGCTTTGGACAGTGCACTTTCTACATTCAGGACAATATGTGGCGAGGATGGGGTGTCGCTGGGAACTGCTGTCAGAGAGCAACACGGCAAAGATGAATCTGTGCACAG ATGTCGTCCACCAGATGTGGTGGTTTTTCCACATTGTGTGGAGGAGGTCAGTGCTCTGGCGAAAGTCTGCCATGAAAAGCGCCTGCCCATCATCCCGTTTGGTACTGGAACTGGCCTGGAGGGAGGGGTTGGAGCAGTCAAG GGCGGTGTGTGCTTCAGCCTCAGGAATATGGACCACATTTTGGATCTCCACCAGGAAGATTTTGATGTGACCGTAGAGCCTGGTGTGACTCGAAAAGCCCTCAATGCCCATCTGCGAGACACTGGACTGTGGTTTCCTGTTG ATCCTGGAGCTGATGCTTCACTTTGTGGGATGGCAGCTTGTAGTGCATCTGGTACCAATGCAGTGCGATATGGAACCATGAGAGAAAATGTTATAAACCTGGAAGTGGTACTTGCCAATGGTACTATTATTCACACTGCTGGCAAGGGCCGACGTCCCAG GAAGACTTCAGCGGGGTACAACTTGACGAACCTTTTTGTTGGATCAGAGGGCACTCTGGGAATTATCACTAAGGCAACTCTACGCCTCTATGGTATTCCAGAAGCCATGGTGTCAGCAGTCTGCTCATTTCCTTCAGTACAGGCTGCTGTGGATAGCACTGTGCAGATTCTACAAGCTGGGGTAGCCATCGCTCGCATTG AATTTCTCGATGACGTGATGATCAACGCATGCAACAAGTTCAGCTCTCTGTCGTATCCCGTTACTCCAACCCTATTCCTGGAGTTCCATGGTTCTGAACAGAGCCTTGCAGAACAAGTCAACACAACTG AGGAAATCACACAGACTAATCATGGCTCTGATTTTCAATGGGCTAGAGATGCAGAAACACGAAACCGATTGTGGAAAGCTCGTCATGACGCCTGGTATGCTGCTCAGGCACTAAGACCTGGTTGCAAG GCCTATTCTACAGATGTCTGTGTTCCTATTTCCCAACTGCCTCATATCATTGTGGAGACAAAGGCCGACCTGATTCAGAACAAACTTACAG GTCCCATCGCAGGTCATGTGGGTGATGGGAACTTTCACTGTCTGATGTTAGTTGATCCCAATGACCCAGAAGAACTGCATAGGGTCCATCTGTTCAGTGAAAGGTTGGCAAG ACGGGCCTTGGCTATGAATGGTACATGCACAGGGGAGCACGGAGTGGGTTTGGGCAAGCGAGCACTGCTCCATGAAGAGATGGGATCCCTGACGATGCAGGTCATGCAGAGCATCAAGGATGATCTTGACCCAAACAACTTAATGAATCCGGGGAAGGTTTTGCTGCCAAGAGAGCCTTGA
- the fam169b gene encoding protein FAM169B isoform X1, which yields MFPVDLPPVDETDLTSASEQYLLSLESRPEGHEWFQSSSTSKLQITASNIKWLQLFEDDQARCSLLALHPPDDPAQVVALYLHGSWWRVNDVLRTSCKTRTDLLPVQSLMERLIIFLLSQVVERPSQQEALFSLHPRSESAKLLWRDGQAVGFYTVKRKGSLCDSWSSRCYLLPVLDTILVRTSWRRRGLGLKMLSDFCSSFPSEEVLGISVPLSASMVAVCRHFLQLNEDHRDRLYEVEAPGAWTQRRNIWLNIQLSRYVHSGEQVG from the exons ATGTTCCCTGTAGACCTTCCACCTGTAGATGAAACTGACCTGACGTCAGCATCTGAACAATATCTTTTGTCGCTTGAATCCAGACCTGAAGGTCATGAATGGTTTCAGTCATCCAGCACATCTAAG TTGCAAATAACAGCAAGTAACATAAAATGGTTGCAATTGTTTGAAGATGACCAAGCTAGATGTTCGTTATTGGCACTTCATCCACCCGATGATCCAGCTCAAG TGGTGGCCTTATACTTGCATGGAAGTTGGTGGCGTGTGAATGACGTTTTACGGACATCCTGCAAAACAAGAACTGACTTGCTGCCA GTGCAGTCACTTATGGAGAGGCTCATTATATTCCTGCTAAGTCAGGTCGTGGAGAGGCCGTCACAGCAAGAAGCACTCTTCTCCCTGCACCCCCGCTCGGAGAGCGCCAAATTGCTGTGGAGAGATGGCCAAGCAGTCGGCTTCTACACTGTCAAGCGCAAGG GCAGTCTCTGCGACAGCTGGAGTAGTCGCTGCTACCTGCTGCCTGTTCTAGACACTATACTGGTGAGGACGAGCTGGCGGAGGAGAGGACTGGGCCTTAAGATGCTGAGTGACTTCTGCTCCTCCTTCCCCAGCGAGGAGGTGCTGGGAATCAGTGTGCCACTTTCAGCCAGCATGGTTGCAG TGTGTAGGCACTTTTTGCAACTGAATGAAGATCACAGAGACCGTCTGTATGAAGTCGAGGCTCCGGGTGCATGGACTCAACGGCGAAACATCTGGCTCAACATCCAACTATCCCGCTATGTGCACAGTGGAGAACAAGTTGGCTGA
- the fam169b gene encoding protein FAM169B isoform X2: MFPVDLPPVDETDLTSASEQYLLSLESRPEGHEWFQSSSTSKVQSLMERLIIFLLSQVVERPSQQEALFSLHPRSESAKLLWRDGQAVGFYTVKRKGSLCDSWSSRCYLLPVLDTILVRTSWRRRGLGLKMLSDFCSSFPSEEVLGISVPLSASMVAVCRHFLQLNEDHRDRLYEVEAPGAWTQRRNIWLNIQLSRYVHSGEQVG; encoded by the exons ATGTTCCCTGTAGACCTTCCACCTGTAGATGAAACTGACCTGACGTCAGCATCTGAACAATATCTTTTGTCGCTTGAATCCAGACCTGAAGGTCATGAATGGTTTCAGTCATCCAGCACATCTAAG GTGCAGTCACTTATGGAGAGGCTCATTATATTCCTGCTAAGTCAGGTCGTGGAGAGGCCGTCACAGCAAGAAGCACTCTTCTCCCTGCACCCCCGCTCGGAGAGCGCCAAATTGCTGTGGAGAGATGGCCAAGCAGTCGGCTTCTACACTGTCAAGCGCAAGG GCAGTCTCTGCGACAGCTGGAGTAGTCGCTGCTACCTGCTGCCTGTTCTAGACACTATACTGGTGAGGACGAGCTGGCGGAGGAGAGGACTGGGCCTTAAGATGCTGAGTGACTTCTGCTCCTCCTTCCCCAGCGAGGAGGTGCTGGGAATCAGTGTGCCACTTTCAGCCAGCATGGTTGCAG TGTGTAGGCACTTTTTGCAACTGAATGAAGATCACAGAGACCGTCTGTATGAAGTCGAGGCTCCGGGTGCATGGACTCAACGGCGAAACATCTGGCTCAACATCCAACTATCCCGCTATGTGCACAGTGGAGAACAAGTTGGCTGA